Proteins encoded by one window of Gopherus evgoodei ecotype Sinaloan lineage unplaced genomic scaffold, rGopEvg1_v1.p scaffold_58_arrow_ctg1, whole genome shotgun sequence:
- the LOC115643415 gene encoding HLA class II histocompatibility antigen, DR alpha chain-like, which produces MGAGRGVPMAQLALLTLLTLPGAGAVTVDHVTSQAEFYQRTDRSQQESGQYMHEFDQDEMFYVDLERKETVWRLPEFSKFASFEAQDALGNIAVDKHNLEIMIKRSNHTRAENVPPEVTVFPKGPVELGEPNVLICFVDKFSPPALSVTWLKNGQEVTEGVYETDFYPRQDNSFRKFSYLPFLPSQGDFYDCRVEHGGLPEPFTKHWEAQVPTPVPETTETLVCALGLAVGIVGIIAGTILIIKGMKMNAARNPRGPL; this is translated from the exons ATGGGCGCAGGACGGGGCGTCCCcatggcccagctggccctgctcacccTGCTGACCTTGCCGGGTGCAGGGGCGGTGACAG TGGATCATGTGACCTCCCAGGCAGAGTTCTACCAGCGCACGGACCGATCCCAGCAGGAGTCCGGGCAGTACATGCACGAGTTCGACCAGGACGAGATGTTCTATGTGGACCTGGAGAGGAAGGAGACCGTCTGGCGCCTGCCTGAATTCAGCAAGTTCGCCAGCTTCGAGGCGCAGGACGCGCTGGGCAACATCGCTGTGGACAAGCACAACCTGGAGATCATGATCAAGAGGTCCAACCACACACGGGCTGAGAATG TGCCCCCTGAGGTGACCGTGTTCCCCAAAGGCCCCgtggagctgggggagcccaaTGTCCTGATCTGCTTTGTGGACAAGTTCTCCCCGCCCGCACTCAGCGTGACGTGGCTGAAGAACGGGCAGGAGGTGACCGAGGGCGTCTACGAGACCGACTTCTACCCCCGCCAGGACAACTCTTTCCGCAAGTTCTCCTacctgcccttcctccccagccaggGCGACTTCTACGACTGCCGGGTGGAGCACGGGGGGCTGCCCGAGCCCTTCACGAAGCACTGGG aAGCCCAGGTGCCCACCCCCGTCCCCGAGACCACAGAGACCCTGGTGTGCGCCCTGGGCCTGGCCGTGGGCATCGTCGGCATCATCGCAGGCACCATCCTCATCATCAAGGGCATGAAGATGAATGCCGCCCGCAACCCGCGGGGCCCCTT ATAA
- the LOC115643414 gene encoding H-2 class II histocompatibility antigen, E-S beta chain-like has product MGAGRILGAGSRWAGALLVTLTVLRTHLAHCTEPEGRFLIQAKSDCLFTNGTERVRFLQRYIYDRQQYVHFDSELGVFVADTELGRPDAEYWNSQPEILTQKRGETDRFCRYNYGVGAPFTIDRRVQPEVTVFPTKSGSKPHPDLLVCSVTGFYPGGIEIKWLKNGQEQTAGVVSTELLQNGDWTFQILVMLEMSPQRRDVYTCQVEHISLRDPLAVHWEAQSDSARSKMLTGVGGFVLGLIFLAPGLLIYLKNKKGRPVPQPAGLLS; this is encoded by the exons ATGGGGGCGGGTCGGatcctgggggctgggagccgctGGGCTGGGGCTCTGCTAGTGACACTGACGGTGCTGAGAACCCACCTGGCTCATTGCACGGAGCCCGAAG GGCGGTTCCTGATCCAGGCGAAGTCTGACTGTCTGTTCACCAACGGCACCGAGCGGGTCCGGTTCCTGCAGCGCTACATCTACGACCGGCAGCAGTACGTGCACTTCGACAGCGAGCTGGGGGTGTTCGTGGCGGACACGGAGCTGGGGCGGCCCGACGCCGAGTACTGGAACAGCCAGCCCGAGATCCTGACACAGAAGCGGGGTGAGACGGACCGGTTCTGCCGGTACAACTACGGGGTGGGCGCGCCTTTCACCATCGACCGGagag TTCAGCCTGAGGTGACAGTTTTCCCCACGAAATCGGGGTCCAAGCCCCACCCCGACCTGCTGGTTTGCTCCGTGACGGGGTTTTACCCCGGGGGGATCGAGATCAAGTGGCTGAAGAATGGGCAGGAGCAGACGGCCGGGGTAGTGTCCACGGAGCTGCTCCAGAACGGAGACTGGACCTTCCAGATCCTGGTGATGCTGGAGATGAGCCCCCAGCGCAGGGACGTCTACACCTGCCAGGTGGAGCACATCAGCCTGCGGGACCCCCTTGCCGTGCACTGGG AGGCGCAGTCTGACTCTGCCAGGAGCAAGATGCTGACGGGGGTCGGGGGCTTCGTGCTGGGGCTGATCTTCCTGGCGCCCGGACTCCTCATCTACCTGAAGAATAAGAAAG gGCGCCCTGTTCCCCAACCTGCAG GGCTCCTGAGTTAG